In Deltaproteobacteria bacterium, the sequence GCTTATTTTTTCTCATTTCATAAATCAGCTGCATTGTCAAGGGAAATCCGTCACAATGGTATTTCTAATGAACCCCAGGCTCTCGATTTTGGCTTCGACCACATCTCCTGGTTTCAACAACCAACGTTCCGGATCTGGCTGCCGGAATATAGCAACCCCCCCGGGGGTTCCAGAGGTAATTACATCTCCTGGCTCCAGAGTCATTTTAGACCAGTAGGCAATCAGGTCGGGAATCTTGAAGATCAGCTGGTTAGTGGAGGATCTTTGCCTTGGTTCCGACTCTTTATTGACCCATAGCTCCATTCCTAAATTATGGGGATCGGCAATTTCATCCTGAGTGACCAGATAAGGCCCCATAGGGCCGAAAGCATCCAGGCTTTTGGCCAGGAGGATGAGCTTCTTTTCCATTTCCTTGGCTTGAATGTCCCTGGCGCTGAGATCATTCATGATGGTATAACCAGCAACATAGTCGAAGGCCTTTTCTTTGGAAATATCTTTCCCCTTTTTCCCGATCACGATGGATAGCTCAATTTCATAGTCCAGTTGGCTGGTAGATTGAGGATAAGGGACTGGGTCATAAGGGCCGATCACCGATGAAGAGGCCTTGAGGAAGCCTACTGGTATTTCCGGAATGGGGACTTTATTTTCTGCGGCATGATCACGGAAATTCAGGCCCATGGCAATGATCTTCCCCGGCCGGGGTACAGGGGCCTTCAGAACGACTCTTGATGAAGGAAAGAATAGGGGTTCCCGGCGAAGTCCTTTCAGACCTTTCTTCTCCGTCTTTTGCCATTTTGCTATGGCCTTTATAGTGCGGCGAGCCAGGTTCATGGCCGACTTCCCATGTCTTAAAAAACCAACCATGTCGGCAGGAATGAGCTGGCCGGCCAGCAGGTAAGGATCTTTCTCTTTTTCTAACTCTTTCAGATAGAGCGCTGCAGCCGGTTGTAAATTTAATATGATATCCTCATCGAGAATAACTCCCACCATGGGTTGTCTTTCTTTGCTGCCTTTTAAACCAAAAGTTACCAATTTCATGGATTTTTCTCCTTTACCCCAACCCCTTTAGATTCTAAGGATATAATGCCAATTTCTACCTGCATTATTTACTTGGCCTTCCTAACTCCCTTTTAATGGATTTCGACCGGGACGACCACTTGCGTTATTCTGGCCATGCCGGAATGATAATCATCAAAACCCAGACTGTCAACAAAAATCCAATTATGTCCCCCGAATACACGTTTCTAAAACAGATGCGAGATTTTATTTTACCGGTTCCCCCCAAAATGTTCTAAAATAGGATTTTGTAAAGGATAAAAATTGATGAACCCAAGCATTCACAGACCAGGCAGGTTCACCTGAACCTGTAATTTTGAAAGTTCTAAGAATGAACCAAAGGATGGATGGCAATGGAAGACGAAACCAGAATAGAGTTAAAAAAGCTTTCCGGCGAACATTCCCATTTATTGTGGAAAATCGCCAAAACGGGTGATCTAAGCACGCTGTCCCCGGAAAATAAAAAGTTGGCTGAAATCATGTTGGAGCATGAAGAATATCACAATCAATTCGAGATTGCTGATCTTTTAAGCGAACACGAGTATGACGTCGATAATGAAACCAATCCTTTTCTTCATGTCACCATGCATGCCATAGCGGAGACCCAACTGGAAAACAGGGACCCCATCGAAGTTTACCAGTTTTACAACGCCATGAGAAAAAAGAAAGCTTCCCATCATGAGGCTGTGCATCTCATATGTGTGGTACTCGCCCCGTTAATTTTTAAAACGGTCCGGGAGAAAAAGGTGTTTGATTTAGAAGAATATAGATCCCAGCTCAAGAGTTATAAGCATATGAAACCGGAAAAAATATTCAGTTCACTGGAAAAACAGGAAGATTCTGTAGATGATTGAGAAGTCATTACAGATACCTGAAAGGCCATTGCTTAAGGCTTTGTAGATTACCCACTCATCCCTACGTTAAAGAGGATTTTTACACAATGTATCCAAGGATAAAGATTTGACCCTCAAGGACTCTTACTCTCATGAAGTACAACATTTTAGGCCGGACAGGCCTGCACATTTCTCAACTTGGATTCGGCTGTGGCAGTATCGGCGGCCTACTGGTTCGCGGCGACTATCCAACGATGCGGCGGGTAGTGAGCTGCGCCATCGAGCTGGGCATCAACTACTTTGACACGGCACCTCAGTATGGAAATGGACAATCCGAAGTAAATCTGGGCGCCGTCCTACGAGAGTTGAAGGCTAACGTGCTTATCGGGACCAAAGTGCGTCTGACGGGTGCGGAGATGGGCCAGATCGGGGCTGCAATCAGCCGGTCAGTTGAAGGAAGTCTGCGGCGACTGGGCCGC encodes:
- a CDS encoding fumarylacetoacetate hydrolase family protein, with translation MKLVTFGLKGSKERQPMVGVILDEDIILNLQPAAALYLKELEKEKDPYLLAGQLIPADMVGFLRHGKSAMNLARRTIKAIAKWQKTEKKGLKGLRREPLFFPSSRVVLKAPVPRPGKIIAMGLNFRDHAAENKVPIPEIPVGFLKASSSVIGPYDPVPYPQSTSQLDYEIELSIVIGKKGKDISKEKAFDYVAGYTIMNDLSARDIQAKEMEKKLILLAKSLDAFGPMGPYLVTQDEIADPHNLGMELWVNKESEPRQRSSTNQLIFKIPDLIAYWSKMTLEPGDVITSGTPGGVAIFRQPDPERWLLKPGDVVEAKIESLGFIRNTIVTDFP
- a CDS encoding DUF1841 family protein, whose amino-acid sequence is MEDETRIELKKLSGEHSHLLWKIAKTGDLSTLSPENKKLAEIMLEHEEYHNQFEIADLLSEHEYDVDNETNPFLHVTMHAIAETQLENRDPIEVYQFYNAMRKKKASHHEAVHLICVVLAPLIFKTVREKKVFDLEEYRSQLKSYKHMKPEKIFSSLEKQEDSVDD